From the genome of Arthrobacter sp. ERGS1:01:
TTGACGAAGGCGTGGACTTCGTCGTCGGGCATGCTCCAGTCAAAGCTGCCGTCGGCATCGGCCACATAGCCGTCCAACGACGTGATGGCCCCGTAGATGAGCTTGGCCATGGACGATCATCCCCTCGCGGTCGGTGAATCCCTAGCCCCAGTATTCGCCCTGGACGGCTGGCGGAACAGCTACCTGCCCATCTTTTTCAGCAGCCATTTCACGATTTGGTCCGACTGGCTGCCGAAAGGGTCCTCGTTGACCACGTAGGTCCAGGTGGACGATGCCCGCCGCAGCCCCGCGGCCTCCAGGTCAACGGACCCATTGACGGGGTGCAGGGCGGCGAGCATGTCCCGGGCGCTGTCATTGGCGCGCTCAAGAAGGCCCTCGAACGCGAGGATGGTTTCCTTGCGGTACTCATCGAGCGGGTTTTGCCGGCCCAGGGCGCGCAGGTGGATGGCCGCCCGCTGCTCCGACAGCAGCGCCAGGTGGTCGCTCCACAAGGAATCAAGGGCGAAGAGCAGGACTTGCCGGCAGACATGGACGACGCCGGCCTCCCCCAGTTCTGCGCGCAGCTCCGCCAGGTGCGCCTCGCCTTCGAAGGGTTCCAGTGCGGCCGCATCCCGGGTCAGGACGTCGGATCGTTCGGACAGCACCACGCGGCGCTGGTAGGCAATCAGTTCGTTGTATTTCCAGGAGTTTTCCTGGGTGGTGAACCGCTCCTGCTCTGCCAGCCGTTGGGCCCGGTCCAGCAGCTTGGACACGCCCGCCCGGGTCACCAGTCCGGCGTCGTCCGTCTCCCCTTCCACGGATCCGCTCAGTTCGAGGCCGTGGCTTTCCTGGCCGTTGGCTGCCGGGTCCTCGACGCTGGAGTAGATGACACCGGCGCCCGGGTCCCCCTGCCGCCCGGCCCGGCCTTTGAGCTGGGCGTCAAGGCGCGGAGAGTAAAAACGGCCCACCACCATCACCAGCAGGCCACCCAGTGCGGCAACTTCCCGGTGGCCGGCCGCCGTGGCATCCGTGCCCCCGAGCAGGATGTCGGTGCCGCGGCCGGCCATCTGGGTGGACACGGTGACGGCGCCCTTCCGGCCGGCCTGGGCGATGATCTCCGCTTCCACGCCGTCGTTGCGGGCGTTCAGGACCGCGGCGTCGACCTTCTTGTCCCGCAACAGCGCGGCGAAGCGTTCGGAGGTGGCCACGTCATGGGTGCCGATCAGCACGGGCTGCCCCGTGGCGTGGGCTGCCAGCACCGCCGCGACGACCGCCGCATCCCGCTGCGCGGATGTGGCATAAATGAGCTCGGGCAGGTCCTTGCGGATGCAGGGTTTGTGCGGCGGGATCGGGCCGGCGTCGAGTGTGTAGTTGGTGCGCAGGTACTCCGCGACGGCCACGGCGGTGCCGCTCATGCCCGTAACGGTCGCGAACGATCTGATGAGGTCGCGCACCAGCAGCTGGTCCAGGACTTCGCCATGTTCGGTGGTGGCCAGCCCTTCCTTGGTTTCGACGGCGGCCTGCAGGCCATCGGGCCAGCGTTGCAGGGAGGCCACCCGGCCGCGCGAATCGGAGATGATCTGGGCCTGGCCGTCCCTGACGATGTAGTCAACGTCGCGCTGCAGGAGCACCTGGGCGTGCAGGGCCACGTTGATGGAGGAGAACAGGGGTGTGCCGGCCGCCGAATACAGTTCGACGCCGGGCCAGCGGGCCTCGGCACGGTCGATCCCGGCATCCGTGAGTGAGACATTGCGCTTGTCGGCTTCCACCGTGAATTCGACGTCGGCCCGCAAACTTTTGACAAAGTCAGCCACGTCCACGGACTGCAGCTCGGTGCGGGCCCGGCCGGCCAGGACCAGCGGCACCGTGGCCTCGTCGACCAGCACCGAATCAATCTCATCGACGATGCAGGCGTCCAGCGGTTGCAACACGGTTTCGGCCGGGTCGGTCACGGTGCGGTCGCGGAGCACGTCAAAGCCAAGTTCGCTGACCGAAACGTAGACAACGTCGGCCAGGTACGCCGTGCGGCGGGCCGCCGGACCCATGGTGGCCGTCACGGAGGCGGCACTGACCCCGATGGCCTCAAAATACGGACCCATCCAGGCGGCGTCGCGCCGGGCCAGGTAATCGTTGACCGTCAGGACGTGGACGCGGCTCCCGGACAGTGCCTGCGCCCCGGCCACAAGGGCGCCCACCAGTGTCTTGCCTTCGCCCGTGGCCATCTCCACCACGGTGCCGCGGAGCATGTTGGCGGCCGCGAGCATCTGGGTGTCAAAGAGCGTCAGGCCCAGCGTCCGGAACACAACGGCCCGGGCGCAGACCAGGTAATCCTCGATGGCTGTCTCCGGCCACGGGGCCTTGGCGTCCCGGGGCGCGGCCCGCAGCGCATCCAGCAACCCCTCCACTGCGGCCAAGTCCGGCGCCAGTGCGCGCGCAACAGCCCGGTCCACCACGGCATCGAGGCGATCCGTTGCGGCGACACCGGGGGCGTTCATGAGCCAGTTGCGGAACTTCTTCGCCAGCCGCGGGCGGCCACCGTTCCTTGATGGTGGGGTGGGAGTCTCTTCAGGGAAAGTTCGCATTGCTTCATCAGCCCGGGGTTGTCGGAAATAGCCGCCACGTGATCGACCCGGCCGCGTAAGGCTCAACTATGAGCTAAGTCACAATTGACACAATAACGGCTCGTTTACGCACATTCTAAAACTTCACAGCCGGATCAGCTAACGTAAGCATAGGACAGCGAACCCTCCTCGATGCCCGGCCGATGGTCATCGAGCATCGGAATGCTGCTCTCCGGAAGGCCCCATGGAAATTATTGACAAGCTGCGGAACCTGATTGTTCTGTTGTGGCGCGAAGTCCTCAAGTTCGGCGCAGTGGGCGGCCTGGGCTGGGTGATCGACAACGGTATCTATACGATTCTCTGGCACGGCCCCATGTCCGAAAGCACCATCAAAGCCCGCGTGGTATCCACGGTTGTCGCCACGCTGTTCGCCTGGTTCGCCAACCGTTATTGGACGTTCCGGCACCGCCGTTCCGAGCGGGTCTGGCGGGAATTCTCACTCTTTGTGGTCATGAACGTGCTGGGACTGGGAATCGTCCTGGCCTGCCAGGTGGTCTCCCGCTATGTTCTGGGCTACACCTCCTTTAGCGCCGATTTCATCTCCGGCGGCGTGATCGGCTTGATCCTTGGCACCATCTTCCGATTCCTGGCCTACCGGTACTTTGTTTTCACCGAGGAGCTCGCCGACGTGCTGGACACCTCCGACGACGTCGCCCTCGTCGGCCCCGGCCGCTAGCCGTTCCGGTCAGGTCAGGAAATACTCGCTGCGCAGCTCCGCTGATACGGCGGGAATCCCCAGGGCCAGCATTTTCCAGCCGGCCCCCAAGGGTGTCCGGCCAAGCCTGGCCGCCAGCACGTCCAGACTTTCACCGTTCCGCCACCCGGTCCGCAACATCTCCTGGCCCTGCGGGGAATAGGGCTTCCCGGAATTCGCTACGGCATTCTCGTCGCCCAAACTCCCTTGGATGCCAAAGATCAAGCGGATCAGCCGGGTGACGATCTGCTCCACCTCAAGGCCGCAGATCTCTTCAAGGCTGTACAG
Proteins encoded in this window:
- the secA2 gene encoding accessory Sec system translocase SecA2, with the translated sequence MRTFPEETPTPPSRNGGRPRLAKKFRNWLMNAPGVAATDRLDAVVDRAVARALAPDLAAVEGLLDALRAAPRDAKAPWPETAIEDYLVCARAVVFRTLGLTLFDTQMLAAANMLRGTVVEMATGEGKTLVGALVAGAQALSGSRVHVLTVNDYLARRDAAWMGPYFEAIGVSAASVTATMGPAARRTAYLADVVYVSVSELGFDVLRDRTVTDPAETVLQPLDACIVDEIDSVLVDEATVPLVLAGRARTELQSVDVADFVKSLRADVEFTVEADKRNVSLTDAGIDRAEARWPGVELYSAAGTPLFSSINVALHAQVLLQRDVDYIVRDGQAQIISDSRGRVASLQRWPDGLQAAVETKEGLATTEHGEVLDQLLVRDLIRSFATVTGMSGTAVAVAEYLRTNYTLDAGPIPPHKPCIRKDLPELIYATSAQRDAAVVAAVLAAHATGQPVLIGTHDVATSERFAALLRDKKVDAAVLNARNDGVEAEIIAQAGRKGAVTVSTQMAGRGTDILLGGTDATAAGHREVAALGGLLVMVVGRFYSPRLDAQLKGRAGRQGDPGAGVIYSSVEDPAANGQESHGLELSGSVEGETDDAGLVTRAGVSKLLDRAQRLAEQERFTTQENSWKYNELIAYQRRVVLSERSDVLTRDAAALEPFEGEAHLAELRAELGEAGVVHVCRQVLLFALDSLWSDHLALLSEQRAAIHLRALGRQNPLDEYRKETILAFEGLLERANDSARDMLAALHPVNGSVDLEAAGLRRASSTWTYVVNEDPFGSQSDQIVKWLLKKMGR
- a CDS encoding GtrA family protein yields the protein MEIIDKLRNLIVLLWREVLKFGAVGGLGWVIDNGIYTILWHGPMSESTIKARVVSTVVATLFAWFANRYWTFRHRRSERVWREFSLFVVMNVLGLGIVLACQVVSRYVLGYTSFSADFISGGVIGLILGTIFRFLAYRYFVFTEELADVLDTSDDVALVGPGR